In Pseudobacter ginsenosidimutans, the following are encoded in one genomic region:
- a CDS encoding LytR/AlgR family response regulator transcription factor, whose protein sequence is MLKAIIIDDEPDNVKLLALQLRRYCPEVDIVATSTQSRDGLAKVQEYRPDIVFLDIEMPVMNGFELLEAVGNLNFHVIFVTAYNQFAVKAFRFSALDYLLKPIDTQELKDAVQKAGTQPLPHARQIELLKKQLHNGPKYLPEKIALPYQNGVSFTELANILYCEAKDNYTIFHVKDGKQHIAAKTLRTIQEILEERNFLRVHRQYLVNLDQIIKYVKGESAYLVMSDQKNIPVSRSQKDKLMERFGWL, encoded by the coding sequence ATGTTGAAAGCGATTATCATAGACGATGAACCAGATAATGTAAAGCTATTGGCTTTACAGCTCAGGAGATATTGTCCGGAAGTGGACATTGTAGCCACTTCCACACAAAGCAGAGATGGTCTTGCCAAAGTACAGGAATACAGGCCTGATATCGTTTTTCTTGACATCGAAATGCCGGTAATGAATGGTTTTGAACTGCTGGAAGCTGTAGGTAACCTTAATTTCCATGTAATATTTGTGACCGCCTACAACCAGTTTGCCGTAAAGGCTTTCAGGTTCAGCGCACTGGATTACCTGCTGAAACCGATTGATACCCAAGAATTGAAAGATGCAGTGCAAAAAGCCGGGACCCAACCATTGCCACATGCGCGGCAAATTGAGCTCTTGAAAAAACAATTGCATAACGGTCCAAAATATTTGCCTGAAAAGATCGCATTGCCCTATCAGAATGGCGTGTCCTTTACTGAGCTGGCCAATATCCTTTATTGCGAAGCAAAGGATAATTATACCATTTTTCATGTAAAAGACGGGAAACAACATATTGCCGCCAAAACATTGAGAACTATACAGGAAATACTGGAAGAGCGTAATTTTCTCCGGGTGCACCGCCAATACCTCGTAAACCTGGACCAGATCATAAAGTATGTAAAAGGAGAATCTGCCTACCTGGTGATGTCCGATCAAAAAAACATACCGGTTTCGCGTAGCCAGAAAGATAAATTAATGGAGAGATTTGGATGGCTATAA
- a CDS encoding histidine kinase yields MVIRRFLTLLAGWLVCIHCSAQTAIVFNGQPAKEQALNITGQTFFYEDLSGDTLSFAEIIKQPFIPLPAERLKPFIASRPLIVNWLKFRVSNTSATDTVSLVFNCNFHAFVHLYEDSSNGVATSSLVALRETLAREPDQPVVVPPGTTNTYYVRIIEKIEYLMPLAAELFTPGLYQQMTIKGKNDGNYLFLFMSMATGCLLFMTIFAAYQYWLTKDKAFLYYAAYVLCASAVWLIIADHRFNLHLFDVYKDRPHILVSSGIAFFYALFIAHILELPHRFPGQWKILKALLWLIVLETLVEISDNLSGRFLFSSNLYYLQLMHIPNLLINAYLIWLLVIVKSPFRKYLLAGMLSLFLFLFVISRFVFSISGLSPQITAFVNFPPFWGILGVVAEAICFALALAYRSKRIQDEKNKLQEGYTNQLKTELEKQASEMEQQHRLLEHQKLHQMETAFEKKLAETEMIALRAQMNPHFIFNCLNSIKLYTLENDSETASSYLTTFSRLIRLVLDNSRSEKVTLQNEIETIRLYIELEVMRFKNKVSYDIRIDENIDTAYIEIPPLLLQPYIENAIWHGLMHKEEGGKVIITLSQPHGQSLHAEIVDNGIGREMAALYKSKSIIKHKSFGVKMTNERLQIINQLYNIQARIEITDLKNNHGIGCGTKVSIDIPI; encoded by the coding sequence ATGGTAATAAGGCGCTTTCTTACCCTGTTAGCGGGATGGCTGGTTTGCATCCATTGCAGCGCCCAGACAGCCATTGTATTTAATGGACAACCGGCAAAGGAGCAGGCATTGAACATAACCGGACAGACATTTTTTTACGAGGACCTTTCAGGTGATACCCTGTCGTTTGCGGAAATCATAAAACAGCCATTCATTCCATTACCTGCAGAACGGCTGAAGCCTTTTATTGCCTCCCGGCCACTGATCGTAAACTGGCTGAAATTCAGGGTCAGCAATACCAGTGCTACAGACACTGTGAGCCTTGTATTCAACTGTAACTTCCACGCCTTTGTGCATCTGTATGAGGATAGCTCCAATGGAGTGGCAACAAGTTCTTTGGTTGCATTACGGGAAACATTGGCCAGGGAGCCCGACCAGCCGGTAGTAGTGCCGCCGGGAACAACCAATACTTATTATGTCCGTATCATCGAAAAGATAGAATACCTGATGCCGCTTGCAGCAGAGCTGTTCACTCCCGGTCTTTATCAGCAAATGACAATCAAAGGGAAAAATGATGGCAACTATCTGTTCCTGTTCATGAGCATGGCCACCGGCTGTTTATTGTTCATGACCATATTCGCTGCTTATCAGTATTGGCTGACAAAAGACAAAGCGTTCCTTTATTATGCAGCCTATGTACTCTGCGCTTCTGCTGTATGGCTGATCATTGCTGATCATAGATTCAATCTGCATCTCTTCGATGTTTACAAGGACCGGCCACATATACTGGTGAGCTCAGGGATCGCATTCTTCTATGCCTTGTTCATCGCCCATATACTGGAGCTTCCCCACCGGTTTCCCGGGCAATGGAAAATATTGAAAGCGCTGCTATGGCTTATCGTTTTAGAAACCCTGGTGGAAATATCCGACAATCTTTCCGGCCGGTTCCTGTTTTCGTCCAATCTGTATTACCTGCAACTGATGCATATCCCCAATCTGCTCATCAATGCATACCTGATCTGGTTGCTGGTAATAGTTAAAAGTCCTTTCAGAAAATATTTACTGGCCGGTATGCTGAGCTTGTTCCTCTTCCTTTTCGTCATAAGCCGTTTCGTTTTTTCCATTTCCGGTCTTTCTCCACAGATAACGGCTTTCGTGAATTTTCCACCATTCTGGGGAATACTTGGAGTGGTAGCGGAAGCCATTTGCTTTGCCCTTGCGCTGGCTTACCGGAGTAAAAGAATACAGGACGAAAAAAACAAACTGCAGGAAGGGTATACCAACCAGCTCAAAACAGAACTGGAAAAACAGGCCAGTGAAATGGAGCAGCAGCACCGTTTATTGGAACACCAGAAACTCCACCAGATGGAAACTGCCTTTGAAAAAAAACTGGCAGAAACAGAGATGATCGCATTAAGAGCTCAGATGAACCCTCATTTCATTTTCAATTGCCTCAACTCAATCAAACTTTACACCCTTGAAAACGATTCGGAAACAGCTTCCAGCTATCTCACCACTTTTTCCAGGTTGATAAGGCTGGTACTGGATAATTCCCGTTCAGAAAAAGTGACGCTCCAAAACGAAATTGAAACCATCAGGCTTTATATTGAACTGGAAGTAATGCGGTTCAAGAATAAAGTCAGCTATGATATCAGGATTGATGAAAACATAGACACTGCCTATATTGAAATTCCACCATTACTTTTACAACCCTATATAGAAAACGCCATCTGGCATGGATTGATGCACAAAGAGGAGGGAGGGAAAGTGATCATCACGCTTTCGCAGCCCCATGGTCAAAGCCTCCATGCAGAGATCGTCGATAATGGGATCGGGCGGGAAATGGCAGCATTGTATAAAAGCAAATCAATCATAAAGCACAAATCATTCGGAGTAAAGATGACCAATGAACGGCTCCAGATAATAAATCAGTTGTATAATATCCAGGCCAGGATCGAAATCACAGACCTTAAGAACAATCATGGTATCGGTTGTGGAACAAAAGTGAGCATCGATATCCCTATTTAA
- a CDS encoding alpha/beta hydrolase, whose amino-acid sequence MYHWSYELANTYGAIVFAVDYRVAPEHRFPVAVNDSYNAFKWVLENAGKMGGDTARIILSGASSGANLAAAVSLLAPKEALQKKIKMICLLCPAVANPVNSLYPSMTENATGYGLTKNAVLWATENYSSNFGVDSSDFRMFPILAKDFSGLPPAIIYTAEFDVLRDEGIAYAAKLKAAGVPVIARCFPGHLHTLMGIRNDAPEMKQIDKDMRQFIETYLPAH is encoded by the coding sequence ATGTATCACTGGAGTTATGAGCTGGCCAATACGTACGGCGCCATTGTATTTGCTGTAGATTACCGTGTAGCACCGGAACATCGTTTCCCGGTTGCGGTGAATGACAGCTATAATGCGTTCAAATGGGTTTTGGAAAATGCCGGGAAAATGGGCGGAGATACAGCAAGGATAATACTGAGTGGAGCCAGTTCTGGCGCCAATCTTGCTGCTGCAGTGAGCTTGCTGGCCCCAAAAGAAGCATTGCAGAAAAAGATAAAAATGATCTGCCTGTTATGCCCAGCTGTGGCCAATCCGGTCAACTCCCTTTATCCATCCATGACTGAAAACGCTACAGGTTATGGACTCACTAAAAATGCGGTACTATGGGCAACGGAAAATTACAGCTCAAATTTTGGGGTCGATAGTAGTGATTTCAGGATGTTCCCGATACTGGCGAAAGATTTCTCCGGTCTTCCACCTGCAATTATCTACACTGCAGAGTTCGATGTATTGCGCGATGAAGGTATTGCCTATGCAGCAAAATTAAAAGCAGCAGGTGTCCCGGTCATAGCCAGATGTTTCCCGGGACACTTACATACTTTAATGGGAATAAGGAATGATGCTCCTGAAATGAAACAGATAGATAAGGATATGCGTCAATTTATTGAAACATATTTGCCTGCACACTAA
- a CDS encoding TonB-dependent receptor: protein MLLKIPVFHYSARGSGITKMLRIMKLTAFLILFFCLHGYAESYGQKVTLDARNDALEKVLSTIQQQTGTQFFFNERLLKKARPVTVSLKDASLIETLNKCFEGQPFSYTIVQNTVIITHKPDAPPRLIVMPEEPAPEPITGIVTGPNGKPMPGVSVMVKGEKNGTLTDQQGRYSLQTGDHAKVLVFSHVGMITKEVLIGSRKAISIALEEGNTSENEIVVIGYGTSKAKDLTGSVARVTDKDLEGAPPHADMAAMLQGKAAGVNVMVANGAPGAPVAIQIRGTSSLNGNNQPLWVIDGIPQYNVNGSDIATILYDFNIRDVESIDILKDASATAIYGSRAASGVVLVTTKKGSKTKRPVIEFSTDIGIQKQSDQFRMLNTDEFKSVIKNATSNYFSTLGTGVTTGGISLVLDYDKIVPGAEVDYASTPFKSTAFFDGSTNWWNELSQDAIESKYDVSIRGGNQASNYYIAVGVVDQQGIIKGSNRKGFTGRFNFDTQIGEKINTGIRVSGAYSKLNNKDDMIDKIWNFRPDFPMFDESGKIFDPGYNEENPLTSLKNKNLTDRKSVNAMGYVEFKPIRSLTLRSSYSVNYNNSIADRFSREGTVYTSHKGQATIRNSETSTTVFENTATYNGMFNKIHSLSAVGGFILENAMYKDFYAGVQNFPDQDIMINLTSGTTPMKPTSTYTSSALASAIARLNYKFDNKYLATFTFRSDGSSRFGPDKRWGFFPSGALAWVASEESFVKQLLPAFSYLKLRSSFGKSGSQVLGNDDWRTLYSAAQYYEQPGMTPSQLGNNDLQWETTISLDGGIDFALNNDRIRGTLGAYVKETKDIIYTRSIPSSSAFTSVKQNVASIRNRGVEFDIAYDLVKTKNTTFTVGFNIAHNLAKALKINGVDSVIEIYSGSALAMRIKEGEPISQWIGYQWSGRYYQSMEEYNLLSGINPTTGAKIWYQNGLNSIRPGDLRFDDINGDGIVDSKDRVPLGSAQPKFFGGFNTNLRYKNFSFTTQFSFAYGAKRYWYTNAANWYGVGLFLKNYPSYVLDSWTPENRDAAWPRMSYGQGSSNTFSDFWLSRADYLRLNLVRVNYRIPQRVVKLKVISAIDLSIAASNLLTLTNYNGIDPQGNFRLTNGGGGISGIGSDYGIYPSVKTFNFAARISFN from the coding sequence ATGCTTTTAAAAATTCCTGTTTTCCATTATTCCGCCAGGGGTAGTGGAATCACCAAAATGCTGCGGATCATGAAGCTGACTGCTTTTCTCATCCTCTTCTTTTGCCTTCATGGCTATGCCGAAAGCTATGGGCAGAAGGTTACGCTCGATGCCAGGAACGATGCGCTGGAAAAAGTGCTTTCCACCATCCAACAGCAAACGGGCACGCAATTCTTTTTCAATGAAAGATTATTGAAGAAGGCCAGGCCGGTTACGGTTTCCCTGAAAGATGCCAGCCTGATAGAAACCCTTAACAAGTGTTTCGAAGGACAGCCTTTCAGTTATACCATCGTGCAGAATACCGTGATCATAACGCATAAGCCGGATGCGCCGCCAAGATTGATCGTGATGCCCGAAGAACCAGCGCCCGAGCCCATCACAGGCATCGTTACCGGTCCGAATGGTAAACCCATGCCCGGTGTATCGGTGATGGTGAAAGGAGAAAAGAATGGAACGCTTACAGATCAGCAGGGCAGGTACTCACTGCAGACGGGTGATCACGCAAAAGTGCTGGTGTTCTCACATGTGGGCATGATCACCAAAGAAGTGCTCATTGGCAGCAGGAAAGCGATCAGCATTGCACTGGAAGAAGGCAATACCTCCGAGAATGAAATTGTAGTGATCGGATATGGGACCAGTAAGGCAAAAGATCTTACAGGCTCCGTTGCCCGTGTTACAGATAAAGACCTGGAAGGCGCTCCGCCACATGCCGATATGGCTGCCATGTTGCAGGGCAAGGCTGCCGGTGTGAACGTGATGGTGGCCAATGGCGCGCCCGGCGCACCCGTTGCCATCCAGATCAGGGGAACCTCTTCACTTAACGGCAATAACCAACCGCTTTGGGTGATCGATGGCATTCCCCAATACAATGTGAATGGTTCGGATATCGCTACCATCCTCTATGATTTCAATATCCGGGACGTGGAGTCCATCGATATCCTTAAAGACGCTTCTGCTACCGCTATCTACGGTTCGCGTGCCGCCAGCGGCGTTGTACTGGTCACCACCAAGAAAGGCTCCAAAACAAAAAGACCGGTGATCGAATTCTCTACGGATATCGGCATCCAGAAACAAAGCGATCAGTTCCGCATGCTCAATACAGATGAATTCAAGAGCGTGATCAAAAATGCCACCAGCAATTATTTCAGCACGCTCGGAACTGGTGTTACTACGGGCGGGATCTCGCTGGTGCTGGATTACGACAAGATAGTGCCCGGCGCTGAAGTGGATTATGCCTCCACGCCTTTCAAGTCCACCGCCTTCTTCGATGGCAGCACCAACTGGTGGAACGAATTATCGCAGGACGCCATCGAGTCCAAATACGATGTATCCATTCGCGGAGGCAACCAGGCATCCAACTACTATATCGCTGTTGGTGTAGTGGACCAACAGGGTATCATCAAAGGCAGTAACAGGAAGGGTTTCACAGGGCGCTTCAATTTCGATACACAGATCGGGGAGAAGATCAATACAGGCATCCGCGTCAGTGGCGCTTATTCGAAGCTGAACAACAAGGATGATATGATAGATAAGATCTGGAATTTCCGTCCTGATTTCCCGATGTTCGATGAATCCGGAAAGATCTTCGATCCGGGTTACAATGAAGAGAACCCGCTCACTTCTTTGAAGAATAAGAACCTGACCGACAGGAAAAGTGTCAATGCCATGGGCTATGTTGAATTCAAGCCCATCAGATCATTGACGCTGCGCAGCAGCTATTCTGTGAATTACAATAACAGTATTGCTGATCGTTTTAGTCGGGAAGGCACTGTATATACCAGTCATAAAGGACAGGCAACCATTCGCAACAGCGAAACCTCCACTACCGTTTTCGAAAATACGGCAACGTATAACGGAATGTTCAATAAGATCCATTCCCTTTCTGCTGTGGGTGGTTTCATTCTTGAAAATGCGATGTACAAGGATTTCTATGCAGGTGTTCAGAATTTTCCCGACCAGGATATCATGATCAACCTCACAAGTGGCACCACGCCGATGAAACCTACCTCTACCTATACTTCCAGCGCACTGGCTTCCGCCATTGCAAGGCTGAACTATAAGTTCGATAACAAGTATCTCGCCACTTTCACGTTCAGGAGTGATGGTTCCTCCAGGTTCGGTCCGGACAAAAGATGGGGTTTCTTTCCTTCCGGCGCACTGGCATGGGTGGCTTCCGAAGAGTCCTTCGTAAAGCAGCTCCTGCCCGCATTCTCTTATCTCAAACTGCGATCCTCTTTCGGTAAATCCGGTTCACAGGTATTGGGTAATGACGATTGGAGAACACTCTATTCTGCCGCGCAATATTACGAGCAGCCAGGTATGACGCCATCGCAGCTCGGTAATAACGATCTGCAATGGGAGACCACCATCTCACTCGATGGTGGTATCGATTTCGCGCTCAACAACGATCGTATCCGTGGTACCCTGGGCGCTTATGTGAAGGAAACGAAAGACATCATCTATACGCGAAGTATTCCATCCAGCAGCGCTTTCACAAGTGTAAAACAGAACGTGGCAAGCATCAGGAACAGGGGCGTTGAGTTCGATATCGCCTATGATTTGGTGAAAACTAAGAACACCACATTCACTGTTGGTTTCAACATAGCGCATAATCTGGCAAAGGCATTGAAGATAAACGGCGTGGATTCCGTGATCGAGATCTATTCCGGCAGTGCGCTGGCCATGCGGATCAAGGAAGGAGAACCGATCTCGCAATGGATCGGCTACCAGTGGAGTGGAAGGTACTACCAGTCGATGGAAGAATACAATCTGCTTTCAGGCATCAATCCCACTACCGGCGCCAAGATCTGGTACCAGAACGGGTTGAACAGCATCCGCCCCGGCGATCTCCGTTTTGATGATATCAACGGAGATGGAATTGTGGATTCGAAAGACCGTGTTCCACTCGGCAGCGCACAACCGAAATTCTTTGGCGGCTTCAATACCAATCTTCGCTACAAGAATTTCTCATTCACCACGCAGTTCTCATTTGCGTATGGGGCTAAACGTTACTGGTATACCAATGCAGCCAACTGGTATGGGGTAGGGCTTTTCCTGAAGAACTATCCTTCTTATGTACTGGATTCCTGGACGCCGGAAAACCGTGATGCGGCCTGGCCCAGGATGAGCTATGGACAAGGCTCTTCCAATACTTTCAGTGATTTCTGGCTGAGCCGTGCAGATTATTTGCGGCTGAACCTGGTGAGGGTGAATTACCGGATCCCGCAGCGTGTGGTGAAGCTGAAGGTCATCAGCGCCATCGATCTGTCAATAGCTGCTTCCAATCTCTTAACGCTGACCAACTATAATGGCATCGATCCACAGGGCAACTTCAGGCTCACCAATGGTGGCGGCGGTATTTCAGGAATCGGAAGTGATTATGGGATCTATCCTTCAGTGAAGACTTTCAATTTCGCGGCCAGAATTTCCTTCAACTAA
- a CDS encoding thioredoxin family protein has product MKKIFQISLFLLAIASTQAQNRKVDLKENLPFKDVLAMAKQQDKLIFLDFGSLTCTPCMYIKKLVLTIDSVADFINERFVSVDYNVGAEKKRLSDLYGVDSEPVLLILDQQGKLMHRMVGKMNSEEIMQRFRQGLDTENNLAAQEKKYAAGDRDPAFLLAYLETLRIAKYTDKMNALVKSVLAGPLEQLKEKPYWELFVKYNDDPVSREMLYVFDNREEFYKLFTKTVVENKINRHFSAKASFYIFGHKPPSKDTAFYKMLNYLRKTDYEKASEWLAYLTPAEYKFTKWESMAKAIDNAISFNILKGKQREMYMKMMAEQILWYSDSKAALPYAIKWIDTLMPELTNPDVKKSVADTKKRIQKKLESKG; this is encoded by the coding sequence ATGAAAAAGATATTTCAAATTTCCCTTTTCCTTTTGGCAATTGCTTCCACCCAGGCACAGAACCGTAAAGTGGACCTCAAAGAAAACCTTCCCTTCAAAGATGTGCTGGCAATGGCGAAGCAGCAGGATAAGCTCATCTTCCTGGACTTCGGATCGCTCACCTGCACGCCTTGCATGTATATCAAGAAATTGGTGCTGACCATCGACAGCGTGGCGGATTTCATCAATGAACGCTTTGTAAGTGTAGATTATAATGTAGGCGCCGAGAAGAAACGCCTGAGCGATCTCTATGGCGTGGACAGTGAGCCGGTATTGCTGATCCTTGACCAACAGGGAAAACTGATGCATCGCATGGTAGGAAAGATGAACAGCGAAGAGATCATGCAACGTTTCCGCCAGGGCCTGGATACAGAGAACAACCTTGCCGCCCAGGAGAAAAAATACGCAGCCGGTGACCGCGATCCGGCCTTCCTGTTGGCTTATCTCGAAACATTACGCATAGCAAAGTATACGGATAAGATGAATGCACTGGTGAAATCCGTACTTGCTGGTCCCCTGGAGCAATTGAAGGAAAAACCTTACTGGGAGCTGTTCGTAAAGTACAATGATGATCCCGTAAGCAGAGAAATGCTCTACGTTTTCGACAACCGCGAAGAGTTTTACAAACTGTTCACCAAAACGGTGGTGGAGAACAAGATCAATCGTCATTTTTCTGCTAAGGCCAGCTTTTACATTTTTGGACATAAGCCGCCATCCAAAGACACTGCCTTTTATAAAATGCTGAACTATCTCCGTAAAACTGATTACGAGAAAGCGTCGGAATGGTTGGCTTATCTCACACCTGCGGAATACAAATTCACCAAATGGGAGAGTATGGCCAAAGCCATCGACAATGCCATTTCCTTCAATATCCTGAAAGGGAAACAAAGGGAAATGTATATGAAGATGATGGCGGAGCAGATCCTGTGGTATTCAGACAGTAAAGCTGCATTGCCTTATGCCATCAAATGGATAGATACGCTGATGCCTGAGCTCACCAACCCAGATGTGAAGAAATCAGTTGCCGATACCAAAAAAAGAATTCAGAAAAAACTTGAGTCAAAGGGATAG
- a CDS encoding DUF4465 domain-containing protein: protein MHKQLLILYALVLLVTGCSKKNEKANTGPFFYATDMLFEDLPLERFSQKVPDQPIKTGPATFSIVKNGSDWTGFALSNRNFRNYVTQETELDSTKFSVYSGTAVHAGGNFLVVHPGDDGATISFDRALTVDKFLIAPTTFLYQAMMYAQGTTVGGKPVKTWATGTRLLTTTKKDYVKVIIKGMNGTKATGEVSFLLADRWSDDANKRSFTVNDWLPVSLEQLGAVTSLIFYFDSSDKTNDLINTPAYFCIDGIRFKENIY, encoded by the coding sequence ATGCACAAACAATTATTGATCCTATATGCGCTGGTGCTGCTGGTTACAGGCTGCAGCAAGAAAAATGAAAAAGCGAACACTGGGCCATTCTTCTATGCAACGGATATGTTGTTTGAAGACCTGCCGCTGGAACGCTTCAGTCAGAAAGTACCTGACCAGCCCATCAAAACCGGTCCGGCTACTTTCAGTATCGTAAAGAATGGGAGCGACTGGACCGGATTCGCTCTTTCCAATCGCAATTTCAGGAATTATGTAACGCAGGAAACCGAGCTGGACTCCACGAAGTTCAGTGTATATTCCGGTACTGCGGTACATGCCGGCGGCAATTTCCTGGTAGTGCATCCCGGCGATGATGGCGCTACCATCAGTTTCGACCGTGCGTTGACGGTAGATAAATTCCTGATTGCGCCCACCACCTTCCTCTACCAGGCCATGATGTATGCGCAGGGAACCACTGTTGGCGGCAAGCCCGTGAAAACATGGGCTACCGGCACAAGACTGCTCACCACCACAAAAAAGGATTATGTAAAAGTGATCATCAAAGGAATGAACGGCACCAAAGCAACTGGCGAAGTGAGTTTCCTGCTGGCAGACCGCTGGTCTGATGATGCCAATAAGAGAAGTTTTACAGTGAACGACTGGCTGCCGGTTTCACTGGAACAGCTCGGCGCAGTTACCAGTCTCATTTTCTATTTCGATTCTTCCGACAAGACCAATGATCTGATCAATACACCGGCGTATTTCTGTATCGATGGTATCCGTTTCAAAGAAAACATCTATTAA
- a CDS encoding RagB/SusD family nutrient uptake outer membrane protein, whose protein sequence is MKTVYKYLLFGLVLATSASSCKKFLNEEPQFLLTPEGAVTDEPSAQAVLNGAYSHIGKDEWTVRFSSGFSSMLGVVNASSSAFNFNMTATGDNQFLWQQFYKTANGANAALAAIEPLSEDVFVTPGRKVEMLAEARAIRAFAHFYTFLYFGRWWDAPESRYGIIYKDTLSALNNVYEARLTVGESYTKILDDLDFAIEHAPDYKSGIRVSRQLAQALKAKLLLYRGRQEDYPEALSLITGVITGAPQFGLQLEPSLTDLYNNSWDSKELLFCRYREKTDDVITAYNYTYGYNYATLGIEALGKTFLEGDPRYLEAWGDVKSPITNNNTFKWAPKKLARKGRQVGGDNDKYTTYFLRLTELYFLQAELLEKTGKPLEEAIEPINVIRRRSELLDTTITDRNEFYPLLFKELFKEIHIENEADWMASLRFIDVNTGKAFIHSFRSTLSLDENRFIYPLPTSEMKFNPRIEQNPGYEALVY, encoded by the coding sequence ATGAAAACTGTATATAAATATCTTCTGTTCGGACTGGTACTGGCCACCAGCGCCAGTTCCTGCAAAAAGTTCCTGAATGAGGAACCGCAATTCCTGCTTACGCCCGAAGGAGCGGTAACAGACGAGCCTTCTGCGCAGGCTGTGCTCAACGGTGCTTACTCACATATCGGAAAAGACGAATGGACCGTACGTTTCTCCAGCGGATTCTCATCCATGTTGGGCGTAGTGAACGCCAGCAGCAGCGCCTTCAATTTCAATATGACGGCCACCGGTGATAACCAGTTCCTCTGGCAGCAGTTTTACAAAACAGCCAATGGCGCCAATGCAGCACTGGCTGCCATCGAACCATTGTCCGAAGATGTTTTCGTTACGCCCGGGCGAAAAGTGGAAATGCTGGCCGAGGCCAGGGCGATCAGGGCCTTTGCTCACTTTTACACTTTTCTCTATTTCGGCAGGTGGTGGGATGCGCCTGAATCCAGGTACGGCATCATTTACAAAGACACACTCTCTGCACTCAATAATGTGTATGAGGCCAGGCTTACTGTAGGAGAGAGCTACACAAAGATCCTGGATGACCTGGATTTTGCCATCGAACATGCTCCCGATTACAAATCAGGCATTCGCGTGTCCCGTCAACTGGCGCAGGCGCTCAAAGCCAAGCTGCTGCTGTATCGTGGCAGACAGGAGGATTACCCTGAGGCATTGTCGCTGATCACCGGTGTGATCACCGGAGCACCGCAGTTTGGCCTGCAGCTGGAGCCTTCGCTGACAGACCTGTACAATAACAGTTGGGATTCAAAAGAATTGCTGTTCTGCAGGTACAGGGAGAAAACAGATGATGTGATCACGGCCTACAACTACACTTACGGATACAACTATGCGACGCTTGGCATTGAAGCGCTGGGCAAGACCTTCCTCGAAGGTGATCCCCGTTACCTCGAAGCCTGGGGAGACGTGAAATCGCCCATCACCAATAACAATACGTTCAAATGGGCGCCGAAGAAACTCGCCAGGAAAGGCCGCCAGGTAGGAGGCGATAACGATAAATACACTACTTACTTCCTGCGTCTCACCGAGCTCTATTTCCTGCAGGCGGAACTGCTGGAGAAAACAGGAAAGCCACTGGAAGAAGCCATCGAGCCCATCAACGTGATCAGGAGAAGATCTGAATTACTGGACACAACCATAACAGACAGGAATGAATTTTATCCCTTGTTGTTCAAAGAGCTTTTCAAAGAGATCCATATAGAGAACGAAGCCGACTGGATGGCATCGCTCCGGTTCATTGATGTGAATACCGGCAAAGCTTTCATCCATTCTTTCAGAAGTACTTTATCGCTGGATGAAAACCGCTTCATCTATCCGCTTCCTACATCTGAAATGAAATTCAATCCCAGGATTGAACAAAATCCCGGATACGAGGCGCTTGTATACTAA